In Bacillus sp. NP247, one DNA window encodes the following:
- a CDS encoding GNAT family N-acetyltransferase, whose protein sequence is MITFEKVNIENESAVKEMFHSHSLDEKKVQYCVKVDDTYIGVIDYSVQEESAILSQLLIHFDYQGYGYGTNTYFTFEEMMKQRNVKEIKVLQEMFTEQAKSFIEGSGFSEENGMYVKKI, encoded by the coding sequence ATGATTACGTTTGAGAAAGTAAATATAGAAAATGAAAGCGCTGTAAAAGAAATGTTTCATTCACACAGCTTAGATGAGAAAAAGGTTCAGTATTGTGTGAAAGTTGATGATACATATATTGGTGTAATAGATTATAGCGTTCAAGAAGAGAGTGCTATTTTGTCACAGTTACTTATTCATTTTGATTATCAAGGTTATGGATACGGGACAAATACGTATTTTACATTTGAAGAAATGATGAAACAGAGAAATGTGAAAGAAATAAAAGTATTGCAGGAGATGTTTACGGAACAAGCTAAATCGTTCATAGAGGGATCTGGTTTTAGTGAGGAAAATGGAATGTATGTAAAGAAAATATAG
- a CDS encoding N-acetylmuramoyl-L-alanine amidase, whose protein sequence is MKLVIDAGHGGYDSGAVGNGLVEKELTLQIARRVRDILSANYPINIKMTRDSDVFISLSERANIANSFGADYFISFHINSGGGTGFESYIYNGLSNSSSAYEKQQKMHVAVNPVLIKYGLRDRGAKKANYAVLRETAMDAILTETAFIDTTFDANLLKNPQFIEDLCQAYANGIAAVFGVAPNPPNPQPPNPQPTPQTKGIAYILGKNVNLRSGPSTSSSVIRQLNSPESYAVYQESNGWLDLGNGQWVYNDPSYINFVKTSNSDGSAIGVAYIQGTNVNLRSGPSTSSSVIRKLNKPESYLVFINQNSWLNLGGNQWVYNDPSYIKYNQY, encoded by the coding sequence ATGAAACTTGTTATAGACGCAGGGCATGGTGGATACGATTCCGGTGCTGTTGGTAATGGGTTAGTGGAAAAAGAGTTAACACTTCAAATTGCTAGACGTGTAAGAGATATTTTATCTGCAAATTATCCAATCAATATTAAAATGACACGTGATAGTGATGTGTTTATCTCTTTATCAGAACGTGCGAATATTGCTAATTCATTTGGTGCAGATTATTTTATCTCATTTCACATTAATAGTGGCGGTGGCACTGGGTTTGAAAGTTATATTTACAACGGGCTATCTAATAGTAGTTCCGCATATGAAAAGCAACAAAAAATGCATGTAGCAGTCAATCCTGTATTAATAAAATATGGTCTTCGTGACCGAGGAGCCAAAAAAGCAAATTATGCGGTACTAAGAGAGACTGCAATGGATGCAATTTTAACTGAGACTGCTTTTATTGATACAACATTTGATGCGAATTTATTGAAAAACCCACAATTTATTGAAGATCTATGTCAAGCATATGCAAACGGAATAGCAGCTGTTTTTGGAGTAGCTCCGAATCCTCCAAATCCACAACCTCCAAACCCTCAGCCAACACCACAAACGAAGGGGATTGCTTATATTCTTGGGAAAAATGTGAATTTAAGAAGTGGTCCATCAACATCTTCGTCAGTAATTCGTCAACTAAACTCTCCAGAATCGTATGCCGTATATCAAGAAAGTAACGGATGGTTAGACTTAGGAAATGGACAATGGGTGTATAATGACCCATCGTACATTAATTTTGTAAAGACGAGCAATAGTGATGGAAGCGCAATCGGTGTCGCATATATACAAGGAACGAATGTGAATTTAAGAAGTGGTCCATCAACATCTTCGTCAGTAATTCGTAAATTAAATAAACCAGAATCTTATTTAGTATTTATTAATCAAAACAGTTGGTTGAACCTTGGTGGAAATCAGTGGGTGTATAATGATCCATCATATATTAAATATAATCAATATTAG
- the asnB gene encoding asparagine synthase (glutamine-hydrolyzing), translated as MCGFVGCLCENPRGFSETEKHQFENMNTMIFHRGPDDEGYFRDEHVQFGFRRLSIIDLEAGHQPLTYENDRYVIIFNGEIYNYVELREMLLEKGATFATQSDTEVIIALYAHMKEKCVDYLRGMFAFMIWDREEKKLFGARDHFGIKPLYIAQQGDTTFFASEKKSIMHVMEDKGVNPKSLQHYFTYQYGPEPETLTIDVNKIEPGHYFVKEIGKEMEIHRYWNPYFNASSATKEEHIQAIRDVLYDSVKVHMRSDVPVGSFLSGGIDSSIIASIAREMNPNLLTFSIGFEQRGFSEVDVAKETAEKLGVKNHNVFITAQEFMDEFPKIIWHMDDPLADPAAVPLYFVAKEARKHVTVVLSGEGADELFGGYNIYREPNSLKMFSYIPSPGKSVLKALSGALKEGFKGKSFLERGCTPIEERYYGNAKIFREEEKAELMKYYDESVNYMDITKPLYNEIKDYDDVSKMQYIDMFTWLRGDILLKADKMTMANSLELRVPFLDKEVFDVASKIPTEFKIANGTTKAILREAARGIVPDHVLDRKKLGFPVPIRHWLKDEMHDWAVNIIKESKTEHLIEKQYVLNLLEAHCADKGDYSRKIWTVLAFMVWHQIYVEHKYDTNKFHEETKRAYSLV; from the coding sequence ATGTGTGGTTTTGTAGGATGTTTATGTGAAAACCCTAGAGGGTTTTCAGAAACAGAAAAACATCAATTTGAAAATATGAACACGATGATTTTCCACCGCGGTCCAGATGACGAAGGATATTTTCGTGATGAACATGTACAATTTGGCTTCCGCCGTTTAAGTATCATTGACTTAGAGGCAGGACATCAGCCGCTAACTTATGAAAATGATCGATATGTAATTATTTTTAATGGTGAAATTTACAATTATGTAGAACTACGAGAAATGTTACTTGAAAAAGGTGCAACTTTTGCTACACAATCGGATACAGAAGTTATTATTGCATTGTATGCACATATGAAAGAAAAATGTGTAGACTACCTTCGTGGTATGTTCGCATTTATGATTTGGGATCGTGAAGAAAAGAAACTTTTCGGTGCACGTGACCACTTCGGTATTAAACCTTTATACATTGCACAACAAGGTGATACTACATTCTTCGCATCTGAGAAGAAAAGTATTATGCATGTAATGGAAGACAAAGGGGTAAACCCAAAGTCACTACAACACTACTTTACGTACCAATATGGTCCAGAGCCAGAAACATTAACAATTGATGTTAACAAAATTGAGCCTGGTCATTACTTCGTAAAAGAAATCGGTAAAGAGATGGAAATCCATCGCTACTGGAATCCTTATTTCAACGCTTCAAGCGCAACGAAAGAGGAGCATATCCAAGCAATTCGTGATGTATTATACGATTCTGTAAAAGTACATATGCGTAGTGATGTACCAGTAGGTTCATTCCTTTCTGGTGGTATCGATTCATCTATTATTGCTTCTATCGCAAGAGAGATGAATCCAAATCTATTAACATTCTCTATTGGTTTCGAACAACGCGGTTTCAGTGAAGTTGATGTTGCGAAAGAAACTGCTGAGAAATTAGGAGTTAAAAACCATAACGTATTCATTACAGCGCAAGAATTTATGGATGAGTTCCCAAAAATCATTTGGCATATGGATGATCCTTTAGCGGATCCAGCAGCTGTACCATTGTATTTCGTTGCGAAAGAAGCGCGTAAACATGTAACGGTTGTTCTTTCTGGTGAAGGTGCAGACGAGCTATTTGGTGGATATAACATTTATCGTGAGCCAAACTCTTTAAAAATGTTCTCTTACATTCCTAGCCCAGGAAAGAGTGTTCTAAAGGCATTAAGTGGTGCTCTTAAAGAAGGGTTTAAAGGAAAAAGCTTCTTAGAGCGTGGATGCACGCCAATCGAAGAGCGTTACTATGGAAATGCGAAAATCTTCCGTGAAGAAGAAAAAGCTGAATTAATGAAGTATTACGATGAAAGTGTTAACTATATGGATATCACGAAACCATTGTATAACGAAATTAAAGATTATGATGATGTAAGTAAAATGCAGTACATTGATATGTTCACATGGTTACGCGGCGATATTTTATTAAAAGCTGATAAAATGACGATGGCAAATTCATTAGAACTTCGTGTACCGTTCTTAGATAAAGAAGTATTTGACGTTGCATCTAAAATTCCGACAGAATTTAAAATTGCAAACGGAACAACGAAAGCTATATTACGTGAAGCTGCTCGTGGAATTGTTCCGGATCACGTGTTAGATCGTAAAAAACTTGGATTCCCAGTACCGATTCGTCACTGGTTAAAAGATGAAATGCACGATTGGGCTGTAAATATTATTAAAGAAAGCAAAACTGAGCATTTAATCGAAAAACAGTATGTATTAAACTTACTGGAAGCACATTGTGCAGATAAAGGTGATTATAGCCGTAAAATTTGGACTGTACTTGCGTTTATGGTATGGCATCAAATTTATGTTGAGCATAAATACGATACGAATAAGTTCCATGAAGAAACAAAGCGTGCGTATAGCTTAGTTTAA
- a CDS encoding Hsp20/alpha crystallin family protein has product MSEEKKDTSRPPVRNYLKQIDDFFEQTPLRGVIADLNHFFQKGNRLLTFPVDLYEVGDELVVTAELPGIQKEQIQIEIQSEYLKVSVKEDIFEETEEESSHNYYRRERSISEASRIIKLPYLINKKTAKASYQNGVLEIRAPKLPQQHDILSID; this is encoded by the coding sequence ATGAGTGAAGAAAAAAAAGATACTTCTCGCCCACCGGTTCGTAATTACTTAAAACAAATTGATGATTTTTTCGAACAAACACCTCTTCGTGGCGTAATTGCTGATTTAAATCATTTTTTCCAAAAAGGAAACCGTTTATTAACATTCCCAGTAGATTTATACGAAGTTGGTGACGAACTCGTCGTTACAGCGGAACTACCAGGTATACAAAAAGAACAAATTCAAATTGAAATACAAAGCGAATACTTAAAAGTCTCTGTAAAAGAAGATATATTTGAAGAGACAGAAGAAGAATCTTCTCACAATTATTATCGTCGAGAACGTTCCATTTCAGAAGCGTCAAGAATTATTAAGTTACCATATTTAATTAATAAAAAAACAGCGAAAGCTTCTTATCAAAACGGTGTGTTAGAAATTCGCGCACCGAAACTGCCACAACAGCATGATATATTATCCATAGACTAA
- a CDS encoding SCO family protein — protein MKRYQKLIGLMVVFCLFVLAGCSSSGSKLRKPLNWDLETFQFTNQEGKPFGTKDLKGKVWVADFMFTSCQTVCPPMTANMAKLQKMAKEEKLDVQFVSFSVDPDLDKPENLKAFIQKFTEDTSNWNLLTGYSLEDITKFSKDNFQSLVDKPENGQVIHGTSFFLVDQNGKVMKKYSGISNTPYEDIIRDMKRLAD, from the coding sequence ATGAAGCGTTATCAAAAGCTAATTGGTCTTATGGTTGTATTTTGTCTCTTTGTACTTGCAGGTTGTAGCAGTTCAGGGTCAAAATTACGTAAACCGTTAAACTGGGATTTAGAAACTTTCCAATTTACAAATCAAGAAGGAAAGCCGTTTGGTACAAAAGATTTAAAAGGGAAAGTCTGGGTAGCTGATTTCATGTTTACAAGCTGTCAAACGGTTTGTCCGCCAATGACTGCTAACATGGCTAAATTACAAAAAATGGCTAAGGAAGAGAAATTGGATGTTCAGTTTGTTTCGTTTAGTGTAGATCCTGATCTTGATAAACCAGAAAATTTGAAAGCTTTCATTCAAAAGTTTACAGAAGATACAAGTAACTGGAACTTGTTAACAGGTTATTCACTAGAGGATATTACAAAGTTTTCAAAAGATAACTTCCAATCGCTTGTAGATAAACCAGAGAATGGGCAAGTTATTCACGGAACATCATTTTTCTTAGTCGATCAAAATGGAAAAGTAATGAAAAAATATAGTGGTATTAGCAATACACCATATGAAGATATTATACGTGATATGAAGCGATTAGCTGATTAA
- a CDS encoding MBL fold metallo-hydrolase yields MAKRYENMDNASTKKSIRSFLRWRKEKKQNKKDFSFLVEQSPVKQSKFLLNNFKKTTVTWIGHSTFLIQTNGLNILTDPVWANKLKLVPRLTEPGLTIKELPKIDIVLISHGHYDHLDFSSLRQLNDDALYLVPIGLKKLFTRKKFTNVEEYNWWESTIIDEVSFHFVPAQHWTRRTLFDMNTSHWGGWIIDNMTSSETIYFCGDSGYFQGFKEIGKRFSIDIALMPIGAYEPEWFMKVSHVSPEEAVQAYLDINATHFIPMHYGTFALADETPREAVTRLRNNWNLRMLPWEQLHVLFLGQTFTYSPTVPDKELKKITEISHV; encoded by the coding sequence ATGGCAAAGCGCTATGAAAATATGGATAATGCAAGTACAAAAAAATCAATTCGCTCCTTCTTACGCTGGCGTAAAGAGAAAAAGCAAAACAAAAAAGATTTTTCTTTTCTAGTAGAACAATCACCTGTTAAACAAAGTAAATTTCTACTAAATAACTTTAAAAAAACGACTGTCACATGGATTGGTCATTCAACTTTTCTCATTCAAACGAACGGCTTAAATATTTTAACAGATCCAGTATGGGCTAATAAATTAAAGTTAGTTCCACGACTTACTGAGCCCGGGCTCACTATAAAAGAACTACCTAAAATCGATATTGTTCTTATTTCACACGGTCATTATGATCATTTAGACTTTTCATCTCTTCGTCAACTAAATGATGATGCCTTATACCTTGTTCCTATTGGGCTAAAAAAATTGTTTACTCGTAAAAAATTCACCAATGTAGAAGAATACAACTGGTGGGAAAGTACAATAATTGATGAAGTCTCTTTTCACTTCGTACCTGCCCAGCACTGGACGAGAAGAACATTATTTGATATGAACACCTCTCACTGGGGAGGATGGATTATTGATAATATGACTTCTTCAGAAACCATTTATTTTTGTGGTGATAGTGGTTATTTCCAAGGATTTAAAGAGATCGGCAAACGTTTTTCAATCGATATTGCACTTATGCCAATTGGTGCCTACGAACCAGAATGGTTTATGAAAGTGTCTCACGTTTCACCAGAAGAAGCTGTGCAAGCCTATCTAGATATAAACGCTACACACTTTATTCCAATGCACTATGGTACTTTTGCGCTAGCAGATGAAACGCCGAGGGAAGCTGTAACACGGCTTCGTAATAACTGGAATTTACGAATGCTACCGTGGGAACAACTTCATGTTCTCTTTTTGGGCCAAACTTTCACTTATAGTCCTACTGTTCCAGATAAAGAACTAAAAAAAATCACAGAAATCTCTCATGTATAA